The segment aatgaactttctttggtgattcatgcaggatatgaaggtgCAGacattgcagaattttttttgcaatgatcgcTTCCTTCACACCCACCATTAATCATCATAGAAAGCAttctattgtttatatatttacatctttctttaaacaaattgattgtaaaaagtatgttaaattaactaatttactgttaatgtacattagTACGTTAGCTATAAGAAACAGCAAAatcataaataacaaataaaatgttatttatgtatcTGCCTTGACCTTGTGACCTTGAAATAATAACTATGACAACAGTGATCAACCCAAATCTGTATTCAGCCAACAAAGTGTTGATGACATGCTAGgatcctgaaaaaaaaacatgattttccAAAGGGGGGGGAAGAATACCATAGTGTTGTTTCTCCATGcagggtcaacccaaaggtcaatcCCTCTTCATGCAATGAAATATTTGGGCATCGTGATGAAATCGCTTTGAATTTAATAGTTCTAGATCTGTGCATGGATGAATTAGACTATGGTTGACTATATATGGCATTCTTGTCTTCCCCTTATGATGGATATGAGCTAGATGACCAGAAGGCATCTGGCAGAAGCACCAAGTCATACCAGAGAACCATGCATATGTTCATCTGTagtgtaaacataaaatatatttcaaacatgttGTACAGAAACAGAAAAGTTTACTTGTCATTAGAGGCTGACATTGGTGATCTAAATAAATAGAACATTTAACAGTTGTAAAAGTAGTTACCGGTactgtaattaataaaaatttattaaatatctaatattgaattttttgccGCTGTGATTTGTTCTAATTTCATGTTTAGCTTTAAAACCTAGCATTTTTTTTAGGAGAGATAAACCCTTTTTAACTTGATAAAGTGGTAACTCTGCAATCAAAATCTAATAAAAGaggtttgattttaatcagaatATAAATTCTGCAGCTTCATTATCTGCATGTGAATTTTTATTGCACACAGAGATTATTTGAAAATTGCTTGTAAACCTACGGTATATGAAATAaccatatctttttattttttctttttgtttctcAATTTTGTTTATCATCTCATTAGTTAAATAATGACTGGAATATTTCCTAAAAATACCTTAACAGTTCAAAATTGCAGATctatatattgtttaattgtAATAAATGATACACATGAACAAAGAATTTGATTGcaatttttaataacaaataaatatacatactcATAGATGAAGAATGCTAttgttaaaaattcaacatggtttgttaaaaattgaacaaaatactTAATAATCAGTTCAATTCAAAGTTTCAGACATCAATAAACTTGGTATTTCTTTCCAGAGAAATACATCAATGAGATTATTGAACAACACAACTACACTGACACCAGTCATGTGACAAATTCCATCGTTTGACATCACCGAGATTTTGCTGAGAGTGCCTCAGGTCCAGTGTACAATTAGATTAATCCTAAATCCCCAAACATCAATCATCATCAGAATCTTCCTCTTCGTCATCAGGTATAGGAAACCTTAGAATTGCAGCTATCCCAGACAGGAGTCCAAGCTCTGCAAATTACAATACAATCATTAAACAGACTATCTCTTACAAGGTTTTGATAGTAGATAgcctttttctttcatttttaccTCCAAACGAATGAGTTCAGTGAATTCTAGCTCAATGTGATGTTGAAATAAAGGTGAACAGAATGCAAGTACTTCTTACTATATACACGTAATCATAGACATTGACTGATAAGTTACGTATTATTGAAATCATCTTGACCAAATTGCTCACAACAGAGTACACATACAACAATGCTGCACAAGTACCCAGGCATGAATAcctattattttcaaatattgcatcttttttaataagattaaaaGATATTTCCTATATACAATATGATTGTAGTGGACAAGTGCTGGTAAAGCATTAACAACTTACGTTCGCCTGATATATGCATGCTGGAAAAAATCTTCACATCTCCACCACATTCTCTCACTGAGTCTACAAGCTTCACAAAACGTTTTCTCTGAGCAACATTTTGGGCTCTACAAAACCAAcaacatatatgtataaaaataaaaaaatctttcttaatgaaagttttcaagcatTCTTCAATagtaataaacaaaatttgcaAACTGATTTCCAAAATTCTCATTACAAATGCCTTACCTGAACAATTCGTCTGAAATGAGTAGGACTTCCACAGCTTGCAGTTCTGCAGCTTTTTCTACATGTCTGGCCCTATAAAACATTGAGGATAACTGATTACAACAAGCTAACactaacaaaataaaacaagtattACAGAACTACAAATGCACTCACCCATAGAAAGCTCGGTTTGGATCGTTCTGCAACATCTGGTAAAAATCATCTAAAGCTTTCACCTCTCCAGATGCTTTGGTATCAGATAACTTAGAGGCGACAGAAGGATCTTGTAAAATCTCTGTAAAGAATGTCTCATTAAAACTGAGTTATGAATACTTTATTTTGATTACTTAATTGTTGTCAAATTGAATTATATTTAGTAACCGGttacttggttttttttcagaGCAAGTACTTGGTTACTCGGATGATCTTTCATTACAGTTTTCATATCTATAATTAAGTCTCcatcaccatttttacaatggCTTTCATTGCATTTGCCTTTTAAGACCCTGTTATATATCATGTAAAGGTGAACAAACAGAGCCAGTATTTGCTAGTTGTTTTTGCTGAGTGTCCAATATATTATAAAACGCTGGTTTTCGAATTAGGTTTTAAATTTAGatgatttaatatatttgattttgaatcCTCTTGCTTTTAAACTATTTTCACACTTTTGATGTTTGCGTAGGCATCTTGCTAAGTAATGTCTTCTAACTAGCAAAGGTAATTGTTACTCAGGTGTTCAGGTATAAACCACCGGTAACCAAATCTATCGTGAAAAccaaaataacaatacaaattgattttgtacCCGGTACTGTAAAGTCCAATAAATTTCATCAATATATTGAATCTttcaattgctgaaaattataaaaatatatgtaataaatgatcattctttgaatattatgatgtAATGGTAGGGtgaaatcaaatgaaatctatcataaagccctctGGGCTTTATTGGTTTTGATCACCCTTGTGGCCTTGACCGTAtctgatcacctcataatactcaaagaatgattccttattcctcaattttaaaatattgttaagtcTTGTGCATAGCATGCACCtttgtatagtacatgtacatagtagTTATCTATAGATTTTGAGCACAATGTGCCCCATATTGTAGCATGATTCCAAggtatatcattttatatgatttcaaggtatgtcattttatatcattccaaggtatatcattttatatgattcCAAGGTACCGGTATGTCATTTTATATGATTCCAAggtatatcattttatatgattccaaggtatatcattttatatgatttcaatgtatatcattttatatgattccaaggtatatcattttttatgattccaaggtatatcattttatatgattccaaggtatatcattttatatgattccaaggtatatcattttgttgttgGCCATTGTTGTCCTACCTTTGAGAGAATGTTTGAATCCCGAGGAAGAGTGAACCATTACAAACTTAGGTTTGTTATCAATTAGAACCTTGTATTCCATCTTTATGGCTTGGTCCATCATGTATGCCATGAACTGGTcctaaaacaaaatcaatttgtagtCTGAATAGAAATATAAGTTCTTTATAAGTTCCAAGGCTTCCTCCCTGTCcctgacatcactgaccccctCTGTGCTAATGTGTGACATTAATTTTACTTGTTTATCAATTAttgaaacatatataaaattttcattatctTTAATATAGAAATGTTTTCTTCTTCATAAATCTTATACCTATTGAATTGGATGTTagcatttcatttaaaactgGTTCAAATTTAATTCATGATTATCTTTCTTACCTTCACAAATCCAGGACTGGCAACTAGCACACACTTTACAACTACAACagaaaaatatcttgtttactGAATAAACTAAAAGAAAAGTCCAATTACaacacacataaaaaaaaagcagataatttttttccttcctTATGGtatctttaaaaacatattacTGCATCAATCAAGAATGGAAAAAAGTTCAGATATAGAATTACACTGCTTGGTAaatttgttaagattttttaaaataaattatcataattcgtaatacaaatgtatattaaaagaataaaagttTAACATCAGTGCTTACCATCAAAATTTATATGGCGTAATATTGCTTGCACGATCTGGTCATAAAACTTTGTTAAACcctacaaaaaaattaaagtcggCCGACAATCAAAACTTTGATAATAAAGAGGATTCACTAATATTTGTGGATATCAATTTTGGTGGAAATAGTTAAATCACAGTTTAAAGTGAATGTAAATTTGTGAATTGTACTCCAGATTTAAAAACTTGTTGCcaggtttttttctttcatgaataCTGTTGGATCATTAGAATTCCTGGAAGCTTAATTTTGATGGATATCTTGGGTACCCATTCCCTACTGTGAGCGAGTCACTTAcgtatttttatgattttggaaTGTATTCCGGGTTTCGTCCTATTTCTGTAGTTCCGGTTTTGTTTTCTATTGTACGCCAGAAAAGCGGAAAAAGAACGCTGGCACCACCATTGTTAGTACATCTTCA is part of the Magallana gigas chromosome 3, xbMagGiga1.1, whole genome shotgun sequence genome and harbors:
- the LOC105338398 gene encoding protein pelota encodes the protein MKLVSRDIDKNNAGCVTLIPDEAEDLWHAYNLIMVDDTIRSTTIRKVQTESATGSVSVNKVRTTLTIKIEAIDFDTQGCVLRLKGRNIQENQYVKMGAYHTLDLEVNRKFTLGKQEWDSIALERIEMACDPTQHADLAAVIMQEGLANVCLITSNMTIVRAKIETNIPRKRKGSCTQHDKGLTKFYDQIVQAILRHINFDVVKCVLVASPGFVKDQFMAYMMDQAIKMEYKVLIDNKPKFVMVHSSSGFKHSLKEILQDPSVASKLSDTKASGEVKALDDFYQMLQNDPNRAFYGARHVEKAAELQAVEVLLISDELFRAQNVAQRKRFVKLVDSVRECGGDVKIFSSMHISGEQLGLLSGIAAILRFPIPDDEEEDSDDD